Below is a window of Halarcobacter anaerophilus DNA.
CTTTTACTTCTGTTTTTTCTACAAGTTCCATAAGAGTTTTTGCGATAATCGAACCCCATCGAAGATTTGTTTCTCCGCAACCGGTAACCATGATACCGACTATTTGTATAGATGGGTTTTTCAATAAATAGCAGATTGATAAAACATCATCCCAACCCATATCCGAATCAATAATAACTTTTTTTATACTATTTTTCATAATATAACCTTTATTTTATTTAATTAGATATTAGCACAAAGGTGTCACAGTTTCCGTTACATAGTAAAAATCTTATCTTTTGTCTATACTAAATTTCCCTGCTCCTAAGAACATAAGTGCAAGAGCTCCTAACATAAATAAAAGAGGTGTTTCAATAAGAAGACCTCCTGTTTTTGCACTTAAACCTAAAAGATGAGAAGAGTGAACCAAATAAATTGCAAAAAACATTGTAAAGGCATAAATAAAACTGCTGATTCTAGTATATAATCCGATTATTATAAAAATAGGAAGAATTAACTCTCCTAAATATACTCCATATGCAAAAAATTCGGGCAAACCGTTACTTACAACTAATGATTTTATTCCATCTATTCCAAAAATAAGTTTTTTGTAACCGTGAAATATCATTAAAAACCCAAGCATAAATCTTAGAATCAGTTTTCCCATATCATCACTTAAAACTCTAGCTAGAAAATTTTCTAACGACCTCATACTATTTCTCCTTTAAATCTATTTAATAATTATCATACTTCATTTATACTTTGAAAATCATTATTAATTATTAAAATAGGGCGTTTGACAATATTTGATTAATATTCTACAATTGCATAAATTTTTTTAAAGGAAGTTAATGAGTCAATTACCAAATTGTCCAAAATGTGGAAGTGAATATACTTATGAGGACGGAAGTTTATATGTATGTCCTGAGTGTGCACATGAGTGGTCAAAAGATGCAGTTGAAGTTGAAGAAGAAGGTTTAATCGTAAAAGATGCAAACGGTACAGTTTTAAGTGACGGTGACAGTGTAACTGTTATCAAAGATTTAAAAGTAAAAGGAAGCTCTTCTGGAATCAAAGTTGGAACTAAAATCAAAGGTATAAGACTTGTTGACGGAAATGACGGTCATAATATTGACTGTAAAATTCCCGGTGTAGGTGCTATTAAACTAAAACAAGAGTTTGTTAAAAAATCATAAAAAAGTAGAGATTTTTATCTCTACTTTTACTCTTCTATATATCTTCTATAATTTATTATGTCATTTACACTTAAAATAGGCATATTAAATTTTTTTGCAAACTTTTTAATATCTTCACCTTTTGTCATTGTTCCATCTTCATTTGTTAGTTCACATAAAACAGCAACAGGTTCTAATTTTGCTAATTTCATTAAATCAACACTTGCTTCTGTATGTCCTTGTCTTTCGAATACTCCATCATCTCTTGCATTAAGAGGAAAAACGTGTCCTGGTGATACTATATGATTTTTTCCGTCTTTTTTTAATGCTGCTTTGATTGTAGTAACTCTGTCTTGGGCTGAAACACCTGTTGTTACATTCTCTTTTGCTTCAATTGTTACTGTAAACGGAGTTTGATATTTTGAATTATTCTCTTGCACCATCATAGGAAGATTTAACTCTTTAACTTTTTGTGAGGTTAAACATAAACAAACTATTCCGCTGCATTCTCTAATTAAAAGTGCCATCTGCTCTTTTGTAATTGTATTTGCATAGAAAATAACATCTGCTTCATCTTCTCTGTTTTTATCATCAGTAACAACTACACCAAGTCCGTTTTGAAGCGCATTTAGAGCATCTTGGACTTTTACTTTAAAATCCCAATTTAAGATTTTTTGATTCATTATTTTACCTTTATATTTTGAAGTAACTTATTGAATCAGGGCTAATACGTAAGTAATACAAACTAGACGTTTATATAATAAATGAGTAGTAAAACTTTTATATTCTTTTTCATCCAGACTTTAACTGTTGGTTTTGGATTCTCACCAAATCTGCTTGACCTTTATATAATATAAAGCGCTCGTGGACTTCTATTGATATAGTTACCACCAGTAAGGAATTTCACCTTGCCCCAAGAAATAAATTTATGAAATAATAACTAAAATTCGCTTAAAATGATAAAAAACATATTTCTATAAGTATTATTAATATAGAAATAATTATCATTATAAATATTTATTAACATTTATAGTGCTATAATCCCAATTTCATAATTTATGGATAGTCTATAAAAACGAACTTATTATATAAAAATAACTTTTATATAATAACTTTGAAATTATTAGGCTTCTATAAAAAAATGAAAATAATTTTTAAGAGGTTTCATACAAAAAAGGAGGGAGACTATTTATGTCAATTCAGAATTTAAAAATGAGAACCAAGATATTTTTAATTGTTTTGTTAGGTATTATCGGTTTGGTTGTTGTGGTAATACCTACTATCTTGGAATTAAATTCTACCGTGGATAGATTAGATAAAGCAGATGAACTGAGTCGTTTAGATAGAAGATTTGCCGATATGAGAAGACAAGAAAAAAACTTTATGTTAAGAAAAGATGCTCAAAGTTTGCAAAAACATAAAGAGCTTTATGAAGAGAGCATAAAAATAATTAACCAGCTGTCAAACAGGTTCAAAAATCCTAAAAATATTGAAATGATTTCAGAAATAAAATCTCATATAGAGTATTATAGAAAAGAGTTTGCTTTATATGTTTCAAATCATAAAGATTCAATAGTATCTAAATATGATTTGACAAATGAAGAGACAAACATGGTTACAAATGCAAGAAAAGTAAGTAGTTTGGTAACTGATTTTAGAAGAGCCCAAAGCAAAGAGGCAAATGAAGATATAGATTCTTTAAAAACATTTATAATCAGCATAGGTTTACTGGCTTTGATACTGTTAAGTTTTTTTGCCGGTTTAATTGTTTCTTCAATAATCAAATCATTGGAAGAGGTTAAAGCAGGGCTTCTAAGCTTTTTTTCTTTTCTAAATAAAGAGAGTTCTTCCGTAAAAGCTATAAATTTAAACTCACAAGATGAATTTGGACAAATGGCTAAGGTAATAAATGAAAATATCGTAAAAACAAAAAAAGTAATAGATGAAGATAATGAAGTAATTGCAGATGCAAAAGTAGTAATGCAAAGAGTGAAAAACGGATGGTATTCACAATTTATAGAAAAGCACACATCAAATGAGTCTTTAGATGAGTTTAAAAACGGTGTAAATGAGATGATAAAATCAACAAGAGAAAGATTTCAAGAATTAGAAGATGTTCTTGCATTGTATGCAAAACTTGATTATAGAAAAACTTTAAAAATGAGAGAGAATGATGAAAAAGGCGGAGTTCTTGAAAAATTTGTTATAGGAATAAATACTTTACAAACATCAATTACCCAAATGCTTGTGGAAAATAAACAAAACGGATTAACCTTAGATAAAAGTTCGGATATCTTACTTGAAAATGTTGAAATTTTAAATACAAACTCAAATGAAGCAGCAGCAGCCCTAGAAGAGACAGCAGCAGCCTTAGAAGAGATAACCTCGAATATTGTAAGTAATACGGATAATGTAGTTAAAATGGGAAATTATGCAAATGAATTAACCCAGTCCGCAAAAGAAGGAGAGAAATTAGCTCAAGAAACAACAGTTTCAATGGATGAGATAAATGAACAAGTAAACTCAATTAATGAAGCAATAACAGTAATAGATCAAATAGCTTTCCAAACAAATATACTTTCACTAAATGCAGCAGTAGAAGCAGCAACGGCAGGAGAAGCAGGGAAAGGTTTTGCAGTAGTAGCCCAAGAAGTAAGAAATCTAGCAGCAAGAAGTGCAGAAGCTGCAAAAGAGATAAAAGATTTGGTAGAAACAGCAACAACAAAAGCAAATAGCGGAAAAAGTATAGCAGATAAGATGATAAAAGGGTATAACGGCTTAAATGATAATATATCAAAAACAATAGAGATAATATCAGATGTAGAGATGGCAAGTAAAGAGCAGCAAACAGGAATAGAACAGATAAATGATGCCGTTACCCAGCTTGACCAGCAAACTCAGCAAAATGCAGCAATAGCTTCCCAAACTCATGAAGTTGCAATACAAACAGATGAAATCTCAAAAATGGTAGTTTCAAGTGCAAATGAAAAAGAGTTTGAAGGGAAAAATAGCGTAAAAGCCAGCGAAATTAGAGGTGAGAAAAACAGAAATAATGATAAAAAAACTCCTTCTTCTCCTTCTTCAAAAAAAGTGACAAAAATCGCAGAAAAAAAACTTACAAGTTCTGATAAGGAAGTCTGGGAAAGTTTTTAGTCTAAAATTAAAACCATAAGCAAAATGCTTATGGTTAAATACAAAACTGCTTTATAAAAAAAATATTCAATTTAAAATATTAATCTTCACATAAGTTGTCTTTATATATTATTTTATTATATTCTAAAATATGGATAAAAGGGAGGTGACCCTTGAAAGTTTTAAATAATTTGAAAGTAAAAACAAAAATTCTTCTAATCGTTTTATTAGGAGTTTTTTCGGTTTTTTTAGTCTCTATTCCTACAATCTTTGAATTAAATTCCTCTGTTGACAGAATTACCAAAGCAGAAGATTTAAGCCGTTTAGACAGAAGATTCCATAATATGAGAATACAAGAAAAGAATTTTATGTTAAGGCATGATGAAGTTAGTCTGAATAATCATGAAATCTATTATGATGAAAGTATGAAAGTTATTGATGAACTTTCAAAAAAATTTAAAAATCCCCAAAATCTTGAAGCCCTTGCTAATATCAAAGAATCCATGCAAAAATATAGAGAGAAATTTTTAATATATATAAAAAAATATGAAGGTTCTATTGTATTAGAAAACAAGCTTTTAAATGAAGAATCGGATATGGTAACAAATGCAAGAGAAATAGACAGTCTTGTAACAAATTTTAGAAGAGGGCAGAATAGTCAAGCTAACACTGAAATAGAATATCTTAAAATCTTTGTTATCGTTGTCTCATTTCTTGCTTTTATATTTCTTATTGCAATGGGAACTTTAATAGGCAATTCGATTATTTATGCTTTAGAACAATTAAAAAGCGGTTTACTGAATTTTTTTGCATTTTTAAATAGAAAAAAAGATTTTGCAGAGCCTATTATTTTAAATTCAAAAGATGAATTCGGTCTTATGGCTAAAAGCATAAATAAAAATATTAAATCTATAGAAAAACTGCATTTAGAGTTATTTGAACTAAATACGCAACTTGAAAAAAAGGTTAACCAAAGAACTAAAGAGTTAAAAGAAGCAAATGAACAAATAACAAAATCAATAGATTTCGCAGCTATAATTCAACAGACTTTTAACTGTAAAGAAGAGAGAGTAAAAGATTTTTTTGATGATTATTTTATTTTATTAAATCAAAGAGAAAAGGTAGGCGGAGATATAATTTTATTTGAAAAAATAAATGAAGATGAATGTTTGCTTATGGATATAGATTGCACAAGTCACGGAGTACCCGGTGCTTTTGTAACAATGATAGTAATAGCTTTACAAAGGCAGATATTAAAAGAGATAGAACTTGATAATACAGAAGCTCTTGATACCTCTTTAATTCTTAAACGATTTAATTATGAAATAAAACATCTTTTAGAACAAACATCAAAAAATTCTAAATCAAATGTAGGTTTTGACGGACAGATAGTTTATTATAACAGAGCGAAAAATATTCTAAAATTTTCCGGTGCAAGAAATGATATTGTTCTTTTTATTGACGGACAAATAAAGAGAATCAAAGGAGATAGGCACTCTGTAGGTTATAAAAACAGCGATGAAAATTATGAATTTACCCAACATACCATAAATATAGAAAAAGATACTATTCTTTATATATACAGTGACGGCTTTACGGATCAAATTGGAGGAAATAAATTAATTCCGTTTGGAAAAATGAGAACACTTAATATTTTGAAAAAGTGTTGGGGTAAAAAACTTCAAGAACAAAAAGAACATTTGTTAAGAGCTTTGAAAAACTATAGGAAATCTTATGAACAAAACGATGATATCTCTTTTGTTGGATTAAGAATTAAAAAGAATTAATTTAAAAATATCTATAAAGCTCAATTTTAGGACTATTTCTTTAATATAGT
It encodes the following:
- a CDS encoding DoxX family protein, with the translated sequence MRSLENFLARVLSDDMGKLILRFMLGFLMIFHGYKKLIFGIDGIKSLVVSNGLPEFFAYGVYLGELILPIFIIIGLYTRISSFIYAFTMFFAIYLVHSSHLLGLSAKTGGLLIETPLLFMLGALALMFLGAGKFSIDKR
- a CDS encoding zinc ribbon domain-containing protein YjdM, which produces MSQLPNCPKCGSEYTYEDGSLYVCPECAHEWSKDAVEVEEEGLIVKDANGTVLSDGDSVTVIKDLKVKGSSSGIKVGTKIKGIRLVDGNDGHNIDCKIPGVGAIKLKQEFVKKS
- the ribB gene encoding 3,4-dihydroxy-2-butanone-4-phosphate synthase: MNQKILNWDFKVKVQDALNALQNGLGVVVTDDKNREDEADVIFYANTITKEQMALLIRECSGIVCLCLTSQKVKELNLPMMVQENNSKYQTPFTVTIEAKENVTTGVSAQDRVTTIKAALKKDGKNHIVSPGHVFPLNARDDGVFERQGHTEASVDLMKLAKLEPVAVLCELTNEDGTMTKGEDIKKFAKKFNMPILSVNDIINYRRYIEE
- a CDS encoding HAMP domain-containing methyl-accepting chemotaxis protein, whose translation is MSIQNLKMRTKIFLIVLLGIIGLVVVVIPTILELNSTVDRLDKADELSRLDRRFADMRRQEKNFMLRKDAQSLQKHKELYEESIKIINQLSNRFKNPKNIEMISEIKSHIEYYRKEFALYVSNHKDSIVSKYDLTNEETNMVTNARKVSSLVTDFRRAQSKEANEDIDSLKTFIISIGLLALILLSFFAGLIVSSIIKSLEEVKAGLLSFFSFLNKESSSVKAINLNSQDEFGQMAKVINENIVKTKKVIDEDNEVIADAKVVMQRVKNGWYSQFIEKHTSNESLDEFKNGVNEMIKSTRERFQELEDVLALYAKLDYRKTLKMRENDEKGGVLEKFVIGINTLQTSITQMLVENKQNGLTLDKSSDILLENVEILNTNSNEAAAALEETAAALEEITSNIVSNTDNVVKMGNYANELTQSAKEGEKLAQETTVSMDEINEQVNSINEAITVIDQIAFQTNILSLNAAVEAATAGEAGKGFAVVAQEVRNLAARSAEAAKEIKDLVETATTKANSGKSIADKMIKGYNGLNDNISKTIEIISDVEMASKEQQTGIEQINDAVTQLDQQTQQNAAIASQTHEVAIQTDEISKMVVSSANEKEFEGKNSVKASEIRGEKNRNNDKKTPSSPSSKKVTKIAEKKLTSSDKEVWESF
- a CDS encoding SpoIIE family protein phosphatase translates to MKVLNNLKVKTKILLIVLLGVFSVFLVSIPTIFELNSSVDRITKAEDLSRLDRRFHNMRIQEKNFMLRHDEVSLNNHEIYYDESMKVIDELSKKFKNPQNLEALANIKESMQKYREKFLIYIKKYEGSIVLENKLLNEESDMVTNAREIDSLVTNFRRGQNSQANTEIEYLKIFVIVVSFLAFIFLIAMGTLIGNSIIYALEQLKSGLLNFFAFLNRKKDFAEPIILNSKDEFGLMAKSINKNIKSIEKLHLELFELNTQLEKKVNQRTKELKEANEQITKSIDFAAIIQQTFNCKEERVKDFFDDYFILLNQREKVGGDIILFEKINEDECLLMDIDCTSHGVPGAFVTMIVIALQRQILKEIELDNTEALDTSLILKRFNYEIKHLLEQTSKNSKSNVGFDGQIVYYNRAKNILKFSGARNDIVLFIDGQIKRIKGDRHSVGYKNSDENYEFTQHTINIEKDTILYIYSDGFTDQIGGNKLIPFGKMRTLNILKKCWGKKLQEQKEHLLRALKNYRKSYEQNDDISFVGLRIKKN